One genomic segment of Deltaproteobacteria bacterium includes these proteins:
- a CDS encoding amidase yields MAELAYLSALDLAAKIRRREVSSREALDFFLDRVATLDKPINSVVTIDAERARAEADVADAALAHGEVRGPLHGVPMTIKDSFQTAGMRTTSGAPELADFVPQEDAWPVARLREAGAIIFGKTNLPIYAGDLQSYNAVFGTTNNPHDLTRTPGGSSGGSAAALACGFTPLELGSDIGGSIRLPSHMSGVVGHKPSYGIVPAHGQIPGPPGTLTLADLAVAGPMARTVEDLELGLDIMAGPNRWEHPAWRLQLPAQRRRSLKRYRIATWFDDPHCPVEPEVRTLLEGAARALADAGAHVATEARPEFTLEKVTDTFFALLQAALAGGTSRDRIEVYATATGDSPLATTRRSLAMRHREWLSYNERRLQMRKRWEEFFQQWDIMLLPVMPCPAILHDHLEPQSSRTAWVGGVQRPYWNLLSWMAPAGACYLPATVVPVGRLANGLPVGIQIVGPYLHDRTTLDLGKRLLEMMGGCPRPAGF; encoded by the coding sequence ATGGCCGAACTTGCCTATCTGTCGGCGCTCGATCTAGCGGCGAAGATTCGCCGGCGCGAGGTGTCGAGTCGAGAAGCGCTCGATTTTTTCCTCGATCGGGTGGCGACACTCGACAAACCCATTAACAGTGTCGTGACGATTGATGCCGAACGCGCCCGTGCAGAAGCCGACGTGGCCGATGCCGCCTTGGCGCACGGCGAAGTACGCGGGCCGCTGCACGGCGTGCCCATGACCATCAAAGACTCTTTTCAAACTGCCGGGATGCGCACGACCTCGGGCGCGCCAGAGCTGGCGGACTTTGTCCCGCAGGAGGATGCGTGGCCGGTGGCGCGGCTGCGCGAAGCCGGAGCCATCATTTTTGGGAAAACCAATCTGCCGATCTATGCCGGTGACTTGCAAAGCTACAACGCGGTCTTTGGCACCACCAACAATCCTCACGACCTGACGCGCACGCCTGGGGGATCGTCCGGCGGTTCTGCGGCGGCGCTGGCGTGCGGGTTTACGCCGCTGGAACTGGGGAGCGATATTGGCGGTTCCATTCGCTTGCCTTCGCATATGTCCGGTGTGGTCGGGCATAAACCCAGTTACGGCATCGTGCCCGCGCATGGGCAGATTCCTGGCCCGCCGGGGACGCTGACGCTGGCCGATTTGGCGGTAGCCGGTCCGATGGCCCGCACGGTGGAAGACCTCGAACTCGGGCTCGATATCATGGCCGGTCCGAACCGCTGGGAACACCCAGCCTGGCGTTTACAACTGCCAGCCCAGCGGCGGCGATCACTCAAGCGCTATCGGATTGCGACTTGGTTCGACGACCCCCATTGTCCGGTGGAACCGGAAGTGCGCACCTTACTAGAAGGCGCGGCGCGGGCGTTGGCCGACGCCGGCGCACACGTTGCCACCGAGGCGCGTCCAGAATTCACCCTGGAAAAAGTCACTGACACTTTCTTCGCTTTGCTCCAGGCCGCGCTTGCTGGCGGCACCTCGCGTGACCGCATCGAAGTCTACGCTACGGCCACTGGCGACAGTCCGCTGGCTACGACGCGCCGCTCCTTAGCCATGCGGCACCGCGAGTGGCTCAGCTACAACGAGCGTCGTTTGCAAATGCGTAAGCGCTGGGAGGAGTTCTTCCAGCAGTGGGACATCATGCTGCTGCCGGTGATGCCCTGCCCCGCCATTCTGCATGACCACTTAGAGCCACAGTCTTCGCGGACAGCGTGGGTGGGTGGAGTGCAGCGGCCCTATTGGAATTTACTGAGCTGGATGGCACCGGCGGGGGCGTGTTATTTACCGGCGACGGTGGTGCCGGTGGGGCGACTGGCCAATGGTTTACCGGTGGGCATCCAGATTGTTGGCCCCTATCTGCACGACCGCACGACGTTGGATTTAGGGAAACGACTGCTAGAGATGATGGGCGGTTGCCCGCGCCCGGCAGGCTTCTAG
- a CDS encoding heme-dependent peroxidase, with amino-acid sequence MLPPVPLALEGWSILHQMFRFRWSAWKALSDAARQAVSAEAADLFQEWEHGEAGQSGLFSMLGHKGDLMALHFRRSFDDLNDAELRLANTKLAEFLEPTTSYLSVVELGLYESSVRLYASLQEKGLQPYTQEWDQAVATEMTRLRQTMASRLWPEIPQRRYLCFYPMDKKRGEDKNWYQVNIAERQKMMGEHGLIGRRYAGQVTQIISGSVGFDDWEWGVDLFADDPLVFKKLVYEMRFDEASAIYGLFGTFYVGLHFPAAELGTLLSGRTPSFHGVNA; translated from the coding sequence ATGCTCCCGCCAGTACCGCTGGCCCTCGAAGGCTGGAGCATCCTTCATCAAATGTTTCGCTTCCGCTGGTCGGCGTGGAAAGCGCTATCCGACGCCGCGCGCCAAGCAGTCTCGGCTGAAGCAGCAGATCTCTTCCAGGAATGGGAACATGGAGAAGCCGGGCAGAGCGGATTGTTCTCCATGCTCGGTCATAAGGGCGACCTCATGGCGCTGCACTTCCGCCGCTCGTTCGACGACTTGAACGACGCCGAGCTGCGCCTCGCCAACACCAAACTCGCGGAGTTCCTCGAACCGACGACTTCATACTTGTCGGTCGTGGAACTCGGGTTGTACGAGTCGTCCGTCCGTCTCTATGCCTCGTTGCAAGAAAAGGGACTCCAACCCTACACGCAGGAGTGGGACCAAGCCGTCGCCACGGAAATGACACGTCTGCGCCAAACGATGGCCTCACGATTGTGGCCAGAGATTCCGCAGCGGCGCTACCTCTGCTTTTATCCCATGGATAAAAAACGCGGCGAGGACAAAAATTGGTATCAGGTGAACATTGCCGAGCGCCAGAAGATGATGGGCGAGCATGGTCTCATTGGCCGCCGCTATGCCGGCCAGGTCACGCAGATTATTTCCGGCTCGGTCGGCTTCGACGACTGGGAGTGGGGCGTGGATCTGTTCGCCGACGATCCGCTAGTGTTCAAAAAGCTGGTCTACGAGATGCGCTTCGACGAAGCCAGCGCGATTTACGGGTTGTTCGGCACCTTCTATGTCGGGCTACACTTCCCAGCGGCAGAGTTGGGGACGTTACTCAGCGGCAGGACGCCGTCGTTCCACGGCGTCAATGCGTAG
- a CDS encoding plasmid pRiA4b ORF-3 family protein, whose product MAAKKSTTEKKIYQLKISLRGITPPIWRRIHVPSDTRLSTLHPIIQVVMGWTNSHMHQFKVGKTYYGETYPDDVDGMPETRDERKSRLEELVSRPRAKFVYEYDFGDSWEHEIALEKILPAEAGVKYPVCLEGHRACPPEDCGGVWGYVDLLTVLQDEEHPEHEEMTEWLGEEFDPEAFRLAEINAALTRIR is encoded by the coding sequence ATGGCGGCTAAAAAATCGACGACCGAGAAAAAAATCTATCAGCTCAAAATTTCGCTGCGTGGTATTACACCACCAATCTGGCGGCGCATCCACGTCCCCAGCGATACCCGACTCTCCACGCTGCACCCGATTATCCAAGTCGTCATGGGCTGGACGAACTCGCATATGCATCAGTTCAAAGTGGGGAAGACGTATTACGGGGAAACGTACCCCGACGATGTGGATGGCATGCCGGAGACGCGGGACGAAAGGAAGTCGCGGTTGGAGGAGCTGGTCTCCCGGCCACGGGCAAAATTCGTCTACGAGTACGACTTCGGCGACAGTTGGGAACACGAGATCGCGTTGGAGAAAATCCTACCGGCTGAGGCTGGGGTGAAGTATCCGGTGTGTCTGGAGGGGCACCGGGCCTGTCCACCAGAAGATTGCGGTGGGGTCTGGGGTTACGTCGATTTGCTGACCGTGCTCCAGGACGAGGAGCACCCGGAGCACGAAGAAATGACGGAATGGCTTGGAGAGGAGTTCGACCCTGAGGCGTTTCGCCTTGCGGAGATCAATGCCGCGCTGACGCGGATTAGGTAG
- a CDS encoding DUF433 domain-containing protein, giving the protein MNSIASPYNPERCFGKPCIRDLRLPVASILSYLSSSMTIEDLLDEWPELEREDIYEALGYAASAT; this is encoded by the coding sequence ATCAATTCCATCGCCTCACCTTACAACCCCGAGAGGTGCTTTGGAAAGCCGTGCATCCGGGATCTACGATTGCCAGTCGCTTCCATTCTTAGTTATCTGAGTTCGAGCATGACGATAGAAGACCTTCTGGATGAGTGGCCAGAGTTGGAACGAGAAGATATTTACGAGGCTTTAGGATACGCCGCGTCAGCTACCTAA
- a CDS encoding DsbA family oxidoreductase codes for MKITVFSDYICPFCFLGTETLRQVQPQVPPFTLEWKGFQIHPEYPASGVPVAQRAAQFGKERYAAIWRNITAMAEGIGLEMRPPTVLTNSLLALEATEYAKDEGKAAEFSRAVYSAYFQDEQNIGDLEVVLGLARQVGLDPTMVQEHLSAGTYRQRLATAQQEARSLGISGVPTFVVGPAQIIGAQSPEVFVNMLKRVAERGLA; via the coding sequence ATGAAAATCACCGTCTTCAGCGATTATATTTGCCCGTTTTGCTTTCTCGGCACCGAAACCCTGCGCCAGGTCCAGCCGCAGGTGCCGCCGTTCACGTTGGAGTGGAAGGGATTTCAGATTCATCCCGAATATCCTGCCAGCGGGGTGCCGGTCGCCCAGCGCGCCGCCCAGTTCGGCAAGGAACGCTATGCCGCTATTTGGCGTAACATCACGGCAATGGCCGAAGGGATCGGTCTGGAGATGCGGCCACCCACGGTGCTGACCAATTCGCTCCTGGCGCTTGAAGCGACGGAATACGCCAAGGACGAAGGCAAAGCCGCCGAGTTTTCCCGGGCGGTGTATAGCGCCTATTTCCAAGACGAGCAGAACATCGGTGACTTGGAGGTCGTGCTCGGCCTCGCCCGGCAAGTCGGCCTCGACCCGACCATGGTGCAAGAACATCTCAGCGCTGGCACCTATCGGCAACGTCTTGCCACCGCCCAACAAGAAGCACGATCACTGGGAATTTCCGGCGTTCCCACATTCGTCGTCGGCCCCGCACAAATCATCGGCGCGCAGTCGCCGGAGGTGTTTGTGAATATGCTCAAGCGCGTAGCCGAGCGGGGGCTGGCGTAA
- a CDS encoding DUF4124 domain-containing protein, giving the protein MKLITLLCGLLLWGASVVHADLYQWTDARGVFHVVDDLSAVPEEYRGQMKTHSTPKPTPAQKNLLAPSKAYPPKSQGAFAQQLARDLGMIQTAAEDAIGPLGAAGVQPASSWRVSDPLTQETQDEVVAAARRAAASQRLKLSADGAEAVVRQTAKAFLPPPPVVPVSQPPAYEEQEPEIVIEQQPPQVVEIIREPFYVPEPVIVGVPYWHGDAPPRDSRGVVQRDAPKRGPQFSAPAPTHMPFGASHMPFGSSHRPFGSK; this is encoded by the coding sequence ATGAAACTCATAACTCTCTTATGCGGGTTGTTGCTCTGGGGAGCCTCTGTCGTTCATGCCGACCTCTATCAGTGGACGGATGCCCGGGGTGTTTTCCACGTGGTGGATGACCTCAGCGCGGTCCCGGAAGAGTATCGCGGCCAGATGAAAACGCATTCGACTCCCAAGCCAACACCGGCGCAAAAGAACTTGCTGGCCCCGAGTAAAGCCTATCCGCCCAAAAGCCAAGGGGCGTTTGCCCAACAGCTTGCCCGCGATCTGGGCATGATCCAAACCGCTGCCGAGGATGCGATCGGTCCGCTCGGTGCCGCCGGTGTCCAACCGGCCAGCAGTTGGCGAGTGTCCGACCCGCTCACGCAAGAAACCCAAGACGAGGTCGTGGCCGCCGCTCGCCGAGCCGCCGCGTCGCAGCGTCTCAAATTATCGGCGGACGGAGCGGAAGCCGTCGTGCGGCAGACGGCAAAAGCATTTCTTCCGCCGCCTCCAGTCGTTCCAGTGTCACAACCGCCTGCATACGAAGAACAAGAGCCGGAGATTGTTATCGAGCAACAACCCCCGCAAGTCGTCGAAATCATTCGCGAACCCTTTTATGTTCCCGAGCCGGTGATCGTAGGGGTGCCATATTGGCATGGCGACGCGCCACCGAGAGATTCCAGGGGCGTCGTTCAGCGCGACGCGCCGAAACGCGGGCCGCAGTTTTCCGCCCCGGCACCGACCCACATGCCGTTCGGGGCGAGTCATATGCCGTTCGGGAGCAGCCACAGACCGTTCGGCTCGAAATGA
- the argB gene encoding acetylglutamate kinase gives MDALIQKADILLDALPYIQRFSGKTFVIKYGGHAMEDEELKHRFAQDIVLLKFVGINPVVVHGGGPQIGDMLKKLGISSRFVRGMRVTDAATMDVVEMVLGKINQEVVSLINRQGGKAVGLSGKDGELIVARKMLVTVEEDGKLPTTHDVGQVGEVVGVNPRVINALTEANFIPVIAPVGVGENGESYNINADLVAGKVAEALQAEKLILLTDIEGIKDKAGTLIPTLGGLEAEKLIKDGTIGEGMIPKVECCIAALHSGVKKTHIIDGRVRHATLLEIFTKEGIGTEVVRWTT, from the coding sequence GTGGACGCGCTCATTCAAAAGGCCGACATCTTACTCGACGCATTGCCGTATATCCAACGCTTTTCCGGGAAGACGTTCGTCATCAAGTATGGCGGCCATGCCATGGAAGATGAGGAACTGAAGCACCGCTTTGCCCAAGATATCGTGCTGCTCAAATTCGTGGGCATAAATCCCGTGGTGGTCCACGGGGGCGGACCGCAAATCGGCGACATGCTGAAAAAGCTGGGCATCTCTTCGCGGTTCGTGCGCGGCATGCGCGTGACCGATGCCGCCACGATGGATGTGGTGGAGATGGTGCTGGGCAAGATTAACCAAGAGGTGGTGTCGCTGATCAACCGCCAAGGCGGCAAGGCGGTGGGTCTGAGCGGCAAAGACGGCGAGCTGATTGTCGCCCGCAAGATGTTGGTGACCGTGGAAGAAGATGGCAAACTGCCGACCACGCACGATGTCGGCCAGGTCGGTGAAGTGGTGGGCGTGAATCCGCGCGTTATCAATGCGCTGACTGAGGCGAATTTCATTCCCGTCATCGCGCCGGTGGGGGTGGGCGAAAACGGCGAAAGCTACAACATCAATGCCGACCTGGTGGCGGGGAAAGTCGCCGAGGCGCTTCAAGCGGAGAAACTCATTTTGTTGACGGACATCGAGGGGATCAAAGACAAAGCCGGAACGCTGATTCCCACCTTGGGCGGGCTAGAGGCGGAAAAGCTGATTAAAGACGGAACGATCGGCGAGGGGATGATCCCCAAAGTGGAGTGTTGCATCGCGGCGCTCCACAGCGGTGTCAAGAAAACGCACATTATCGATGGCCGTGTGCGGCACGCGACGCTGCTGGAGATTTTTACCAAAGAAGGCATCGGCACGGAGGTGGTCAGGTGGACAACTTAA
- a CDS encoding acetylornithine transaminase has protein sequence MDNLTNQDIIDLNSQYLCTTYARFPVAFVRGQGCRLWDADGKAYLDFFASLAVMNLGQCHPAVVKAVCDQVSTLTHISNLHHTIPQARLSEALCAHSFADKVFFCNSGAEANEAAIKLARKYGGDKRDGRYEIITMLGSFHGRTMAAISATGQEKVRQGFAPHLEGFRYVPFDDLAATEAAISDRTVAIMVEPIQGEGGVNMPRPGYLEGLRDLCNRNGLLLILDEVQTGMGRTGKLFAYEHEGIAPDIMTLAKALGGGLPIGAMLATGAVAESFNLGSHGSTFGGNAVACAAGVAVVNTLIGGVLENCRVSGEYFFNRLVALQKKFPFITNVRGRGLILGAELDRDGAAIVDACLKEGLLINCTVGKVLRFIPPLIVTTAEIDEGFAILEKVLERQ, from the coding sequence GTGGACAACTTAACCAATCAAGACATTATCGATCTCAACTCCCAGTATCTCTGTACCACCTACGCGCGTTTTCCGGTGGCTTTCGTCCGCGGCCAAGGGTGCCGTTTGTGGGACGCCGACGGCAAAGCGTATCTGGACTTTTTCGCCAGCCTGGCGGTCATGAACCTTGGGCAGTGTCACCCTGCCGTAGTCAAAGCGGTGTGCGATCAGGTCTCGACGCTGACGCATATCTCGAATCTCCACCACACCATTCCCCAGGCGCGCTTGTCCGAAGCCCTGTGCGCCCACTCTTTCGCCGACAAAGTTTTCTTCTGTAATAGCGGAGCCGAGGCCAACGAAGCGGCGATCAAACTGGCGCGCAAATATGGCGGCGACAAACGCGACGGTCGCTACGAGATCATTACCATGCTCGGATCGTTCCATGGCCGCACCATGGCCGCGATCTCCGCCACCGGGCAAGAGAAAGTGCGGCAAGGGTTCGCCCCGCATCTCGAAGGGTTTCGTTATGTGCCGTTCGACGATCTGGCGGCGACGGAAGCCGCGATTTCAGACCGCACCGTCGCCATTATGGTCGAGCCGATTCAGGGCGAAGGCGGCGTGAATATGCCGCGGCCAGGGTATCTCGAAGGCTTGCGCGACCTCTGCAATCGCAATGGTTTGCTGCTCATCCTAGACGAAGTACAAACCGGCATGGGGCGTACCGGCAAGTTGTTTGCCTATGAACATGAAGGGATTGCGCCTGACATCATGACCCTGGCCAAAGCACTGGGCGGCGGCCTGCCGATCGGCGCCATGTTGGCGACCGGCGCGGTGGCGGAAAGTTTCAATCTCGGCAGTCACGGCTCGACCTTCGGTGGCAACGCCGTGGCCTGCGCGGCCGGCGTCGCCGTCGTCAATACGCTGATTGGCGGCGTGCTGGAAAACTGCCGCGTTTCGGGCGAGTATTTCTTCAATCGTTTGGTGGCGCTGCAAAAGAAATTCCCTTTCATTACCAACGTCCGCGGTCGTGGGCTCATTCTCGGGGCCGAGCTGGATCGCGACGGCGCGGCTATTGTCGATGCCTGCCTCAAGGAAGGGTTGTTGATTAACTGCACCGTGGGGAAAGTGCTGCGCTTCATTCCTCCGCTCATTGTCACCACAGCGGAAATTGACGAAGGCTTCGCCATTCTGGAGAAAGTTTTGGAGAGACAGTGA